In a genomic window of Candidatus Rokuibacteriota bacterium:
- a CDS encoding ATP phosphoribosyltransferase, translating into MSEGSPVSRGPLTLALPKGRLLKPALHLLRRLGLDGVDEASRKLIFVDPARGLRVLILKPADIPSYVEYGAADFGIVGKDILLEQEPDVYEPLDLGFGFCRLVVAEPEELWRRDDPAKWSWVRVATRYPNLTERYFSERGIQVELIRLDGSIELAPLVGLAERIVDLVQSGETLRANGLVEVAEIMRSTARLIVNRASLKTGYGPISEWIEGMKKGIAQ; encoded by the coding sequence ATGAGCGAAGGTAGTCCAGTGAGCCGGGGACCCTTGACCCTGGCGCTGCCGAAGGGCCGCCTCCTCAAGCCGGCGCTGCACCTGCTCAGACGGCTCGGGCTCGACGGCGTGGACGAGGCCTCGCGGAAGCTCATCTTCGTCGACCCGGCGCGCGGCCTCCGCGTCCTGATCCTGAAGCCTGCCGACATCCCTTCGTACGTCGAGTACGGGGCCGCGGACTTCGGCATCGTCGGGAAGGACATCCTGCTGGAGCAGGAGCCGGACGTGTACGAGCCGCTGGATCTGGGCTTCGGCTTCTGCCGGCTCGTCGTGGCCGAGCCCGAGGAGCTGTGGCGGCGTGACGATCCGGCCAAGTGGTCCTGGGTCCGCGTGGCCACCAGGTATCCGAACCTGACCGAGCGCTACTTCTCCGAGCGTGGGATCCAGGTGGAGCTCATCCGCCTCGATGGCTCGATCGAGCTGGCCCCTCTCGTGGGGCTGGCCGAGCGGATCGTGGACCTGGTCCAGTCCGGGGAGACGCTCCGGGCCAATGGGCTCGTGGAGGTCGCCGAGATCATGCGCTCCACCGCACGGCTCATCGTGAACCGTGCCTCGCTCAAGACCGGCTACGGCCCGATCAGCGAGTGGATCGAGGGGATGAAGAAGGGGATCGCGCAGTGA
- the hisD gene encoding histidinol dehydrogenase, with the protein MSCRRLETSALGIAGVVQALDRSPDSVPPETHRSVEAILAAVKERGDAALLEFTERFDGVKLQAVELAVTAEEMAVARAAVGEQVLSALSCAAERIEAFHRHALPRSWWVEDANGSLLGQQIRPLERVGIYAPGGRAAYPSTVLMTAIPARVAGVREIVLVSPPSGDKSLHPAVLVAAEVAGVAEIYRVGGAQAVAALAFGTETIRRVDKIVGPGNIYVALAKQRVFGVVGIDMVAGPSEILVVADDAAEPEWVAADLLAQAEHDPMARAVLLTPSAPLIEAVARAVDRQLAGLPRREIARAALGANGALVLTRDLEEALAVANSLAPEHLELQVADPFRWLPRVRNAGAIFLGRDTPEVVGDYMAGPNHVLPTAGTARFASGLGVEDFVKRSSLIHYSQRGLREAWPHLSVLASVEGLQAHGEAARLRLDREGEAS; encoded by the coding sequence GTGAGCTGCCGCCGCCTCGAGACGAGCGCCCTGGGAATCGCGGGCGTGGTGCAGGCCCTCGACCGCTCCCCCGACTCGGTCCCGCCCGAGACCCACCGGAGCGTGGAGGCCATCCTGGCAGCGGTCAAGGAGCGGGGCGACGCGGCGCTCCTGGAGTTCACCGAGCGCTTCGACGGAGTGAAGCTCCAGGCGGTCGAGCTGGCGGTGACCGCCGAGGAGATGGCCGTGGCCCGCGCGGCGGTCGGTGAGCAGGTGCTGAGCGCGCTCAGCTGCGCCGCGGAGCGGATCGAGGCGTTCCATCGCCACGCGCTCCCCCGCTCCTGGTGGGTGGAGGACGCCAACGGCTCGCTCCTGGGTCAGCAGATCCGTCCCCTCGAGCGGGTCGGGATTTACGCCCCCGGGGGACGCGCGGCGTATCCGTCGACGGTCCTGATGACGGCGATCCCGGCGAGGGTGGCGGGCGTCAGGGAGATCGTGCTCGTGTCCCCGCCCTCGGGGGACAAATCGCTGCACCCGGCCGTCCTGGTCGCGGCGGAGGTTGCGGGCGTCGCCGAGATCTATCGGGTCGGGGGCGCTCAGGCTGTCGCGGCCCTGGCTTTCGGCACGGAGACGATCCGGCGGGTGGACAAGATCGTGGGGCCGGGGAACATCTACGTGGCCCTCGCCAAGCAGCGCGTCTTCGGCGTCGTCGGCATCGACATGGTGGCCGGCCCGAGTGAGATCCTGGTCGTCGCCGACGACGCGGCCGAGCCGGAGTGGGTGGCGGCCGACCTGCTCGCGCAGGCCGAGCACGACCCCATGGCGCGCGCGGTCCTCTTGACTCCCTCCGCCCCCCTGATCGAGGCCGTCGCGCGAGCCGTGGATCGCCAGCTCGCGGGCCTTCCGCGGCGGGAGATCGCGCGCGCCGCGCTCGGGGCGAACGGGGCTCTCGTGCTGACCCGGGATCTCGAGGAGGCGCTGGCGGTGGCCAACAGCCTGGCCCCCGAGCACCTCGAGCTTCAGGTGGCGGATCCGTTCCGCTGGCTTCCCCGCGTACGGAACGCGGGGGCGATCTTCCTCGGGCGCGATACCCCGGAGGTCGTGGGCGATTACATGGCCGGCCCGAACCACGTGCTCCCGACCGCCGGGACGGCCCGGTTCGCCTCCGGCCTGGGGGTGGAGGATTTCGTGAAACGGTCGAGTCTCATCCATTACTCGCAGAGGGGGCTTCGCGAGGCCTGGCCGCATCTCTCGGTGCTCGCGAGCGTCGAGGGGCTCCAGGCCCACGGCGAGGCGGCGAGGCTCCGTCTGGACCGGGAAGGGGAAGCGTCATGA